The sequence ccaggcataggataggtaatctctcctacctttcacctcttatagtaatagggtcctttgatttcttaactttaaagttatgaatgggttaggatattaatgattaatgctgccatgcacccaagtaattctgtaatgctttactattctttctctcaataaaagaaagctttgctttattttggtttggacctgcatttcttgggaaaaatatagatacaccatttaggcacatttcagggcaaagcgcttgttttatccctagcaaaagatcccctcctctcaaggaggtgtgtttcataggacatgagggtggcaaattcacacactcaggttcccaacagCACTTGTCATAACAAGTGACAACCTCAAGAAACCACTGGGAAAACATTTCAGTGTCCAAGAACAATCAGCTGCTCATCTGAAATCCCCATTCTTTAAAAACAGCAAATATTCTATTTAAAGACAGAAACTTCATCTCACCACAAACAAAATACTGTAAccacacatcattctgcctcATTCCAGAGAAAATTTTACTTTTCAGTTAACtggaggttttaaaaaaaatactaggtCCATCACAAGAGATGTAAAAGTTTTATTTCTGCATTGCAGCTGACTACACATTAATTCTTTCCAATACATTTTGGCACAGTTTTGTTGCTTGTTACCAATGCAGCAGGCACAGAAGGCGTTGTAGGATTTTGCAAGTCATAATCTAAGCTCCAGATAGATACAGAAAAAGAACTCTTTCCCATCAGGTGCCTCACTTGAGCTCGAGTACAGTATCAGAATCTGGATACATTATTCAGAGGTTTGCAGTATTCAACATAATTGGGTTTTCTGGAAAGGAACACTGCAGCAGTAAAGTATCCTCAACGCTAGTTGGTTTCAGGTAGCTGAGTCTACAAGTTCAAATCAACGGGTGCTTAATTCTTAAATGTGAAGTTCAGCCAAGCTAGCACATTCCCAAGGCTGTTATTGAAACTTGATTCCTTGAGCCAGAGGCAAATCCTTGCTGTAATTGATTGTGCTGAAAGATTAACAGATAATTTCACTGGTCAAATCTATTCTAAGTTAAATATGCAGGTCACAAGAGCAAAGGAAGAATCCTACTGGATCAAACCATTCAACAGAAATTGAAGACACTGGTCTTTTAATGTGTATCACCCAGTTTTACTGTAGAAAATATTTTACTTTTGCTGCCACTgagtttctgttttgctttgctttaagtgttgattttattttgttattgctTTCAGAAATTGTTTATTGCACTTGCATTTTTACTGGTGATATTATATAGCTTTATGATTATGCCGTACACCACTCTGGGTCCATTtggtacagggatggggaagttgtggcccttctgatgttgtaggaccacaactcccatcatccctgaccactggccatactggctggggctgatgagagtttggAGTCCTAACaacttttggagggccacagattccccatccctgatttagtaTCCCTGAGTGAGATACAAGTTATtatttcatattattattattgcctatctagtccagaatcctgtttcccATAAGAACCAAACAGATCTAAAAATGCTCTCACAGATATAAGGAGAATGTGGATTAAACTGAAGCTACCTCAGGCTAGTGCTGCAGCTCTGGGGAAAGCCACTGACACATAGTTTCTCTCAAGGGAGTTGGTTCCTGTTTTCATGCCAATGCACGCCTCTGTTCTGAGGCTGCCAGGATAAAAAGGACATGGAAACATAGAATGTGGAAAGAAATAGGTGGAACTTCCTTCTGATCTGCATCTAATACAGAGAAATTAATTCAGTAATGCATAGGAAGAAGCTAAGGTGTCCATGAACAATTCCCTCTGGTGCTTTGGTATAACACTGCAGGAACAAGTGACACAACACAACACATTCTGGCAGCTGACCAGAACTTCACAGATCTAAACAAAACTACACAAAATTGTAATCCAAAAAGTGACTAAAGTCAGATTCTTACTAAATTAGGGCCGAACTAGAGGATGCATGCTTGCATTTAATATAGTCAACACAcctaattttacttttaaaataaagttgTGGGAAGGACAGCATTGTTGCAGATGACAGCTTTATCCCAGGGTAAATATCAGCTAGAGGGGAATTTTTATTGGGACTACTGTGCATGGGAAAAGGATtaaatcccctccccccccaaaaaaaataccaTAGTCCCAACCCCATCAATTTCCTCTGCACCTGTTATTTTTGAGGCATTGCCTAATTTGGCCATCAGAGTTCATGCTTGCTTATCTTAACAATGGCAGATATCAAGTTTACCCTTTACCACATCCTATATCTTAAATATAGGTGTTCATACTTATGAAACAAGTAGGTTCATAATTGTGGTTTTTCCAGAAACATGCAATATTCATTGTTGCAGCAACTGTTATATTACCTCAAAAAGCCTTTTTCATCATCCCTTTAAAGTGGAAGCAGTAGAGCAACATTAGTGGAGGAGATATGCATTTAATTCTGCCCCCCAATAAAAAATCCTTTCTGACATTCCAAAATTTTCTGACATTATCAAGAGATACACATAAAATCCTATGTACTGCAGTTTTACCTCCAACATTTACAATTATTTAagtctttttttgtattttattcagaATTAAAAGGTAAACTATGAGCACTAAAATGATTATTTTGGAACTGTTTTGTTTTAGAATGATAGACTATGTTCTATTTCAGGTTGATAACAACTAAATGCTTAGCTACTTTATTCCTGTCCCACCTTCAAAAACTGAAAGAAATTCAACTAAATAAAGTTGTTTCCCATTTCTGACAAAAGTTCCTCAATCTTATACTGAGAAATTTTTATCCCTTAGCTCAACCCCCGAGAGAAATTAAGAGAACATATGATGGGGTTCCCTGAAGGGTGAATAAGCAAAGAGGTTAAGGGGGAAAGCATCCAAATAActgtaatttaataaacaaaatataaatacagaacCAAAACATCAATATTTGAATTGTTATCTTATTAGGTTCATTGATGTTATTTATTGAACACTGGTGGGTATTAAATTATGTGGTTTTGCATGTGTGTTCACTTAACCTCTTTGGTTAATAATTAAGGCTAGActgatttgtgtttgtttgttttgctcgtTTGGCTTTTCCCTGAAGGGCAACTAAGAGAACGTTCATATGGACAGAACCCCTCAGTTCTTACCAAGTGGATCGTCTCATATATTGCTTCCACGAATCGCTGCCAGACTCCCTTCCGCCACCAGTGTGCTTATTACCACCTagggaggaaaaagaaagatgGTATGGATCTAAAATCAAGGAATGCTGCTTTGTACTTCTCAAAGAAGTTTTTGTCAAGACAGAACAGAAAAATTAGGCCTCTTTCCTCTCCTCTGAAGAGTAAGCAATCCCAACATCCTCTTCTCCTGAAAACACCCAAGTCATATAAAACCAGCAATATTCTTAGTACATTCTTCCAATTAGAGAACGAAAAATTATACAGAAGTGAAGATCAGGAGTAGGTAGGCTGCGTATTTTATCTGCTACCCTGTATAATTTCAGAGTTAGAGTGACATAAGAGTCAGGAATCTTTACAACcactgcttgcttgcttcttcCTTATGGCTGTCCAAGGGCTTGGAAAGATGTAAGCGATGCCAGGTGATCTCAAGACACCAGGCAAGGATTTCCAGGGCATGGGGCCTTAGAGCTCTGCTTTGCCTCTTGCTGGTCCCTAGGGCTTTTACAAAGGaagtgcaaaaatgtataatCATTTACTAAGTTACTGGCATTGCCCAGTATGGATTTTCTTGTGAGTTTACTTTTAACCCTTATGCAactgggcaaaaaaaaaaaatactggctGATTTTGGAGTATATttctaccccaatgagatttccaatggaaggatgaggCAACTTTGTCCTCCAGAGACAATACCAAAGGACACTGAGCCAAAAAAACTCTCATTCAGAGGTGGCAGAATTTTTCTTTGTTGGTGCCTTCTGtctgcatattgagtaaacaccACAATTTGCCCTCCGTactttttgctggggtatatttggaccccagtggtttttttttatttccagaaggcaaacagtaagtggtaactggctgaaatttggggacattgtactggtgacagtttgtgacaatgtcctagaagaacATCCCTGTAGGTCTACACAATGAAAGTGCACCTGGGGTCCAAAAGTACCCCACAAGTCTGCATGAGGGTTCCAGCCCATGCACCAGGAGTATATACCCTTACTTAGAAATgggcaacatttccttttctcagGATGCAATAATGCATATTCTACTATTCCACAGTGCTTTCAGAATATGCATCGATTGAAAACTCAAGGTTATTACTGTTATATCCCCCCTTTCACCTATGATGGAACTCAAGGTAGCATATATaaagttcccaggcagtctcccatccagacactgaccagatccagacttGCTCAGCCTAAGCAAGATGGCTGTATCATGTCATCTGCTGAACTGCGAACAAAATTCAATGTAACCACCTAACTTGAAAAGTGTTAATAGCATATAACTATCCAAATTAGGTTTTCCTTTAATTCACCATGTTTTAAATATTACATCCATTTTCAAATGTGCTGTTACCCACATCTAAGCCTGTTATTGATTGATTGGCTGCAACTTAGCTCAAGGATGATCAACAAGGTATCAGGACATCTGTTTGATTTGCATTTAATAAGCATAAATGTTGGCATTAAATGTGAGCAAGTGTCTCAACTATGAAGGCCTTCTAGATAGTGCCTGGTTTGTTGGAGCCTGACGATTTGGGGAGCGGGGTTCAGTCTATGCATCAAAATACTCTCTAGTTCCCTGAACTAATGCTGGGAAATTAGAGTGGTCCCAAAGCGTGCACAAGCAAGTCATCCTTGACCTATGACCACTCCATCTATGGACCAGCATGGAAATCTAGGTATTATCTATAGCACCAACAGCAATCAACAGTGGAAAAAATCAACATACCAAAGGCACCTCCAATTTCAGCCCCACTAGTTGGAATATTGACATTTACGATTCCACAGTCTGATCCCTTTGGcctagaaagaaaggaaaaagcatTATCAAGGCGGAAGTCTATATGAATTTGGAATGAAACATTCATTTACATAAGCTGCTTCCCCCAGCCCCACCTCCCATTAAGAAAAAGGTAACAGCTATACCCAAGCCACCGGAATATTCTGCCCAAATCCTTGGTAAAGATGCTGCTGGAGAGTCCTTGTTTTACTTCATTGTTCCATGCAAAGACTTCTTCTTCTGTCTGGAAATAAAAGCACACATAGCTAAGACAAAACTAAATGAACTGTGACTTTAGAAATTAACACTGTACTATGTCTgttcaaataaaacaaatgtctCCATATAAGGAGAATGCACATGTGGGCAGAAAGAGGGAATTATTTCCCAGACTCTCCAATCCCTGTGCTTTGGGGGAGGAATAGTATCACCTTGTCTTATGTGGTTCTTTGCTGTTTTGCAAATTCTGTCTCAGTACGGGGAAAGAAAAGTTAAAGAGTTCTGCTGAACCACAGACTTTTCCTAATTTTCTTTGGTTAGGGGCTTCCAGTTCTTCCAACTCATCTTTCCCTTCCAAATCCTCACAGTTTTTACTCCTTTTGAATGTTTCTGTTATGCATTTTTTTACTGAGTAGTACCATTCCAGTTCCCCACTCAATATTTCCCCCCAGAATTACAGTCCTCTTGTTATTGCATTGTTTAAGTATGAGGGTTTAATTAGTTTTTGAGCTCAGGCAGTTTACTGCAGCTCTGGTTTTCCTGAGAGAAAAAAATTAAGGATGCTCCAGAATTACCTAAAGAAACCTGTGCTACAGCAGACAGCCATGGGGAAATCCCAGAAGCATCACCCTTGCCCAGAAAGCGCAGCCTTGACTGACCGGACAAAGGAGGCCAAGGATGCCAGAAACTAATGCTAATTGGACTATTGTCACTAGCAGGGAGGTTTTTTACCTATCATTCTGGGACCTAATTGAGCAACATATGGTCAcactcacaccacacatttattccattataattccactttaagcagccatgacttcccacaaagaatcctgggaagtatagtttgtgaagggtgccgagagctgttagagacccctcttcccctcacagagctacaattccctgagtggtttaacagtcagtccccctTCCCATAGAACTCTGGGTAATGTGGCTCTGTGACAGGAATAGGggattcctaacaactctcagcacatttaacaaattacagctcccacaattctttgggggaagccatgactgtttaaaatggaataaatgtatagtgtgatcGTGGTCTATGTCTCTCTGTGGAGCTGGGTGAAGTGTACCAATACATTTAACCAAGTCTAGCATCAGCATCTGGCATGATGGGGCAAATGCTGGGCCTCATGGACCCTGGAGGGCCCACCAGGGGAGAACCCGGTACCTGCATTACTATGACAGCAGTGCTTAGCCCAGCGCTGAGAAGCAGAATAATGGGTGAAGATGCAGCCACCCATTTCCCCAGAACATGGGGACAATGCTGAGAGCCACCCTaggaacaatatttttttttaaaaaaagagatgccCATCTCCACTAGATAAGTGGAAGAAGGGGCCAAGAAGGCAGGGGAGAGGGCATGTTGCCCTTCAAATGTGGCACTAGTCCTGATTTTAATCCAGAAAAAATACACTGTAGCTTATGTGTTAGAAGTCTGAGAAACCTCAGCCTGGATTTGTAATATAGCACATTCAGCATCATTTGGTGACAGCGACAGTCCCTGCGTGAATGccattttaaaaagccacaatCCCAGAGTTCTGTCACCATCTGCTTGAAAGCTTTCCAAGCCAGAGCATTAAGTATTGTTCCTAACTGGAGACTGACTGGTGCAACTGGCTCACCATCTGCAACTCAGCACCAACGTTACAGGCCAATTCATCATCACACCATGTCTGTCTTCCTTTTTACTATGCCTTAGCTTTTGGAAACGTAAAAAGAGTTGTGTTAAAAGGCATAACAGCCTTTCATCTAAGAAATGGTTTGCTTACCTTAAATTTCAGCACATACAAAATAGGGACAAACGTCTCTGTCTGCACAATAGGTGCGTTATGCGGAAGGCCAGTCACAATGGTTGGTTCAACATAGTTTCCAGGACGATCTATAACCTTGAGTGAAAAAGATAAAGAAAAAATGGACCGATTTGTTTCAGCCCAACTCAAGTTATACTTGGAAACAAGACGTCCAGTGCTCAAATTTGATTGCTTTTTTATTCGCAAGGAGTTAGCTTCCAGACAAATAAACTCTGCCCTTTATAAAATTTCCTCCAGTTGCTCCTTTCACAGGGGGGGAGATAGCTGAGAAACTGCAGCTCCAGGTTTGATAGAGGTCAGCAGTCATACCATAAACATGCTTGCATGAGATGGGCTGCCAGAAGGGCTGCCTTCATTTCCTCTTGGTCTCAAGCATAAGGCTTGGCCTTCTTTGGCAGAAGACACATTCAGGCAGACCAGCAGATGCCCAGCTCGAAGTTAAACCACCTTAAGCTGCTTAGAGTTTTAGTCTTAACAcatgggtggctaacctgtgaccctccaggtgttgcttgagtacaactcccatcatccccgaatactggccatgctggctgggactgataggagttggagcccaacaacatctggagggcacaatacTAGTCATGTCTATTTTAACATATTGTACTTCTACCCCAAGAATATTTAAGGGCTCCAATAATTCTTTGTCTTCTTTGCAGTAAAGTCTTTCATCGCTGGCTGGCACAAACCATTTGTGTGGAAGACAACGAAGGCCAGCTAACCACCAGCCTTACATAAACTGCACGTTAATCCTTCCTCTAGCTAAGATCCATCACAGACATCCTGGAACAGCTGTAATGTAGTCAAACCTATTAACTGCTTACAGAACTGGTCAGATGGGAACTTCATATTCATAAAATTATCATTTCCCTAAAATGTCTTACTTTCAGTACATCCTTTAAATCTTCTGAAGAGAGCACCTTTCCACCAGCCTAAGTCCACTTATATCAATGGGCCTAACCCTGAGTATGACTAACGTGGAATATCACACGTGGTTTTACctttatttcaattttaaaattatatgaTACCCAGAGAACCCAAAATCATGAGGAGACAATTACATAAATGACCCATTCAAAAATAGCTTTTATCCTACCAGAAAAAATAAACACCCTTGTTGGAATCAACATGTTCTTCTTCAAGATTAcagctttattatttttttaacaacACAAAAAGATATAGATATCTAAATGTATGTATGAGATTAATCACCTTCCCACCACAGACTACAAAGCCACCTTGTTGTTTGGCCAGTCCCACCGCATCAACAAACATCTTCACTGCGTGCTTTGTGTGAAGAGGACCATACAGGGTGTTAGCTGCAAAGACAAGGTACATATCTGAGTAAGGCCTACCTGTGCGTTGCCTTGAGAAGTGCACTGTGAATATGGTTAGTTTATATCTTGGAgcattatatatacatatatttattttcagGTTAGCTACTCTAGGCCAAAGTTGGAAATGCTTGAAACAATTTTCTCATGTCAAAATGTGGCTGCTCCTTCATAAGCAGAGAAGCAGTTGTTTTAGTGAAGCAGTTGTTTACAGTGAATGTGCAAGGTTTTTTTCACTCTTCAGAAAGGCACAATAGGTTTATGCTTGAGCAAATGCACATGAACTAAAGCAAGACAAGGAACTGACACTATTCATCTACTGTGCCTCAGGATCCAAGGAAACAGGGGGCAAACCCTCTCAATCAGGCCTATGTGCCAGCCAGTCAAGCACTCAGGCAAGACATCTTTTCCAGCCATACTACCTAGGCTCAGTTGATGGAGAGTGCCAGGGCTAGGACTGTCTACATTCATAGCATCTGGCTTCATCACTGAGTTATGGCACCTCTCTGCATTCTACTAATCCACTGGGACTCACTGACAAATATTCACCTTGCCATATTACTATAAGCTTTTGATAAGGAAATACCTTCTAAATCTTAATATATCTTATTGCTAGCTGCACCTTTGTAGAGGCTACTCCATGAGCCTGTCTATTCTTCTTTTGAAATGAGTTCTCCCTGggacaagtgtggggaacctttggcccttcagatgttgctgaactacaactcccagcagccctaacaagcatggccaatggccagggctgataggagttgtagttcagtaacatctggacagCGAAgccttccccacacctgccctagctGCTTAACAATTTCTGATAAATACATCCCTTTGAGTAGAAGCACAGCTAGGCAATTTTAGACTCTGAAAGGTCTTAAGGAGGGCTCTGAAATGCAGCCAGGAATATTTAGTTGTGAAGTACAGTGTTAATATTTCTTTCCACCCACCACCACTCCAAACTTGACAACTGCTCCTACATTCCCAATGCATTAGAGCAAAACCACTAAACACCATTTGCCaaccccaatttttaaaaaaagcaaatgctcttaaacgtgcagtttcacattttaaactcgcTAAATCCATCAtggccacagcaaaaaaaaaaaataggcagttgcttctgctgccctgatgtgcaacacatttacttgagagtaacaGCCCTTTTGTAGTAGAAAAGAATAATTtgtaaaagaaaaacaagcaTCTGTAATGTCGTACATGCTTGCCTGGCCACCCTTACtatagttaaaaaaaagaaagagatgcTGTAGAGAGCAATGTCAGCCCTGATGAGCCCCAGCATGCCCCGAAGCTAGCACCAGGCCCATTTGCCACTGCCTCCATCATCTGCCACTCTCTCTGAGTGATCATTTGGACAATCCCTGGGCTGTGGGGTGATCCCTAGCTGCACAACTGGCTTTGTGCAGTTATAACCaatatgcatgtgcacacacacacagcttcacTGCCCATCTCAAAAGGATGAGTGGGAGTTCCCAATGACCACTTGGGAAGTGGCAGATGCTTGGGCAACCGTTCAGTTCTCCTGAGCTCTGATACCATCTAGTATTGATCAATCAAAAACTACCATGTTATGCTCCCACAAACAAGGAAGAGCTCTTACCATCCCATGGGTCTCCAATGCGGACTTGTGCATACGCCTTCACAAGTTTTTCCACCACTTCATCATGGATGCTTTCATGCAAAAACTGAACAGAACATCATGAATGCAACATCATTGTAGGGATGACTGGCAGTCACAATGCAAACTTCAAAGTCCCCTAGAGAATACTGGCATTGTTAAAAGTTTATTCCAAATGTTGAACATGCTGCTAGAGTACTTCCATCTTTCGCCCATCCTTGGCATCATTAAACCAAGGCGTTATGGCAAGTACCCATCCTCCCCATATATGCACTGAGAAGTGCACAATCTATTCCCAACCAGATGGCACAGTTTATAATCAATTTTTGAGAGTTGGCAAGTGCTTTTGCCATCTTGGGGTGGAATTGCCAAGACTTTTAAATCAATAGGCAGAACGTTTTGAATACAGCTCAGCtattccaacagcagcagcaaaaggctcTAGAACCCAGTTACCTTTGTGTACAAGTGCTCTCTTTACATCAAAGTCTGGCAAGCGAGTCATAAAATGGAGATTGAAAACCATCAGTCTGCCTCAAAGCCAAATCCTGCCACTTTAGCCCAATAATTTAATCAAATGCTTGGAGTGCAGCACACAATTTAAAAGGCAGAAAGGGGGAATAATGATACCATGCCTAATCAAGAGAAAATTAAGTGCTCTTAAATCGCTCTGAAACCCATGGGGTATAACAAGTTTTTACGTATTGCAGACATTAATGAGATGTGCCAATATTACTTTGCATTTTACctatttgtttttattcatttgcATAAATCTGCTATTTATAACTGTTCAGGTGAACTAGGGACATTGTATCAGATCTGAAATAACCTCATTTTAAAAACTGGCAGTAATAATGGGCAATATCCAACATCACACAAGCATAATTCCATTCATACAATGTTGGGTGTCCCTTTCCTCTACTGCCGCCCACCCATACCcataaaatctgctctggaactcTTGGGGACACTCCATAGAAGATTTGGGAGGCATGTgtggggaagagaagggaaaatCCTGTTATGCAATCAAGCAGGCATCACTGGATGCCACCTTATGACTTTATTAGAACTAATTATATAGCCACAATAgtagctatatactatagccagcatggatttttcgcattccacaatgttaaattgaaaataccccccatgccattatgctgcttcccataagctcgtttcaaacaaaatcttacaaaatttatagtcctgaactcagaaacagttGCCTCTAAgtattcatggtgatacacaaaacagtcagagagaatccagactttaaagtctgaaacatgagtaaaataatccagacccctgttggacttttttctgtcagaggtctcataattggttaaacttaattaaaaatcagccatgttcacagagtacctataatcctatcactgaccttgccccatactctgagcatcttctgaagtttaaaagtttaaaacaaatgcatggctgatttttaattaatttttaaaaattaacactggagtctgtgacagtgcaggcatgctcagtaagaaccaactctcagtgtctGACTTGGCTAACAAGGGGACAATACCCATGCCAgacgtttattccactttaaacagttatggcttcctccaaaataatatgaaaagtatagtttgtgaaaggtgctgagagttggtaagagactcctactcccctgacagagctcaagtggccagaatggtttaacagtcagcctctcttcccagagaattttgggagaacagggagtctcctagcaactctcagcaccctacacacactacacttcccaagattctttgggggaagctatgactgtttaaagtggaataaatgtctggtgtggatatggccagggacagctttggtttaaatttgggtgggagactacatgtgtctgccgtagaataaaaaggtgggggtaaccctgaaaaataatggtaCTGTTAACAATGCtttacttttggaaaggaaaggggtttttcctctgcctagtgcccacccagccaatgtcctcccctccccccctcactaccccaccccctctccccttcaccatcctccctacccctacctgcagtacagtatctcagagaggaggtcaggtctcctgctcccctggtacattcactatagctgcccaatttccctgctttttaaagcttgatagaaatatctgttggctataggtacattcttaaaccacaaggtttttttgcttattattgAATAATTTAGAATACAACTTGCATCCCCTTAAAAGATTATTGGGGGTATTTGGAGTTTTCATTACGttgcttattgaagcctgtgatGTTTTAATGCAgcatttggcaaaaaaaaaaaattaccgaCTGTttgaaagattaagaaaatataTCAACCAATTTAAAAGCAAACACACTTAACACCAAACCTACTTAaatttgctttaattttttaaaaaattctcttctgagtaaacaagagTTTAGAAAGTACTAGCTTCACTGCTAAACAGAATGTAGAGATGAACTAGAGCAAACAGAGCATTTCATCATTATGATGTGAAATATTTTCACCAAAGGCATTTTTCCATACAATACATAATGTAATAGTACACTGAAAAGCTCCAATAGTCAAATTGTTACAGCAAGCAGGTAATTAAAATGGGTGGATCTATTCAGGCAACACTCCTCCCTAGAGGTCCATTAGGGTACTGCTTCACCAAGCTCAATCTATTCTCAGCCAGACCCCACTTGCCTACCTCCTTCCTTACAACCAATCTAgggactgtcagcttcctcctcctcagtctcagtgttctCTGTGTACAATTCAGCAGGGAGAAGAAACATGGGAACAAAGCTAGAATCATTTGGTTCCATCTatctttggctctggctccaccaaccagtcccaaagggcagcaACCACCACTGCTCCTAATGTCACTGCGGAGGACTGATTATCTAACAAATATTAGGATACATGGAAATCTTGACATTTTCTTAccagcctcctggcagttgtgcatcTCTGGCCTGCTGTCCCCACAGTCGCAAAGAGGGCAGATGG is a genomic window of Rhineura floridana isolate rRhiFlo1 chromosome 1, rRhiFlo1.hap2, whole genome shotgun sequence containing:
- the ALDH7A1 gene encoding alpha-aminoadipic semialdehyde dehydrogenase isoform X2; the encoded protein is MGKIFVEGVGEVQEYVDVCDYAVGLSRMIGGPVLPSERPGHALIEQWNPLGLVGIITAFNFPVAVYGWNNAVAMVCGNVCLWKGAPTTSLVSVAVTKILAQVLEDNKLPGAVCSLTCGGADIGTAMARDERVDLLSFTGSTNVGKQVALTVQERFGQSLLELGGNNAIIVFEDSDLNLVIPSALFATVGTAGQRCTTARRLFLHESIHDEVVEKLVKAYAQVRIGDPWDANTLYGPLHTKHAVKMFVDAVGLAKQQGGFVVCGGKVIDRPGNYVEPTIVTGLPHNAPIVQTETFVPILYVLKFKTEEEVFAWNNEVKQGLSSSIFTKDLGRIFRWLGPKGSDCGIVNVNIPTSGAEIGGAFGGNKHTGGGRESGSDSWKQYMRRSTCTINYSKDLPLAQGIKFQ